The Corvus hawaiiensis isolate bCorHaw1 chromosome 2, bCorHaw1.pri.cur, whole genome shotgun sequence genome includes a window with the following:
- the GJA3 gene encoding gap junction alpha-3 protein: protein MGDWSFLGRLLENAQEHSTVIGKVWLTVLFIFRILVLGAAAEEVWGDEQSDFTCNTQQPGCENVCYDKAFPISHIRFWVLQIIFVSTPTLIYLGHVLHIVRMEEKRKEKEELKKKGSGKDGNYPVAAASGSGGGGGSNNVKDPVVKRGKEKLPIRDERGRIRMGGALLRTYVFNIIFKTLFEVGFIVGQYFLYGFELKPVYQCSRSPCPHTVDCFISRPTEKTIFIIFMLVVASVSLLLNMLEIYHLGWKKLKQGMTSQYILEMPVATMTPVMVTGESKPVSLPPPAPPVVVTTATPAPVLPDTRAVTPLLAPVTMASYYATAAPRPRPPSNMTSMASYPPAPQIPEESHHAVTPTPISTPVTIPTPMPTPTPAVINYFNSSSRALTSEQNWVNVAAEQQGKVSSSSAGSSTPSSVRHPLPEQEEPLEQLLPPPAVLPIAAANSGSSTSLSGASGSRWDVEGEVELSGARPVSAACTTVEMHEPPLLVDTRRLSRASKSSSCRARSDDLAV from the coding sequence ATGGGTGACTGGAGCTTTCTGGGGAGACTGTTAGAGAATGCGCAGGAGCACTCCACGGTTATTGGCAAAGTTTGGCTGACGGTACTGTTTATCTTCAGGATcctggtgctgggggctgctgctgaggaggtcTGGGGAGACGAGCAGTCGGACTTTACATGCAACACTCAGCAACCTGGTTGCGAAAATGTTTGCTATGACAAAGCCTTCCCCATTTCTCACATCCGCTTCTGGGTGCTGCAGATCATTTTTGTCTCCACTCCAACCCTCATCTACCTGGGCCATGTCCTGCACATTGTACGCatggaggagaagaggaaagagaaagaggagctgaaaaagaagggaagtgGCAAAGATGGCAACTACCCAGTAGCAGCAGCATCTGGCAGTGGTGGTGGAGGAGGCAGCAATAACGTCAAAGATCCTGTTGTCaaaagggggaaagagaagCTCCCAATCCGTGATGAACGTGGTAGAATCCGTATGGGGGGTGCCTTGCTCCGTACCTATGTCTTCAATATCATATTCAAGACACTGTTTGAGGTGGGCTTCATTGTGGGCCAGTACTTCCTATATGGCTTCGAGCTAAAGCCAGTCTACCAGTGCAGCCGCTCACCTTGTCCACACACTGTGGACTGCTTCATCTCAAGGCCCACGGAGAAGAccatcttcatcatcttcatgtTGGTGGTGGCCTCAGTCTCCCTGCTGCTGAACATGCTTGAGATATATCACTTGGGGTGGAAGAAGCTTAAGCAGGGCATGACAAGCCAGTACATCCTTGAGATGCCTGTTGCAACAATGACACCAGTTATGGTAACAGGGGAGTCCAAACCTGTTTCCctgccaccaccagcaccacctgtGGTGGTCACAACTGCCACGCCTGCCCCTGTTCTGCCTGACACCCGTGCTGTCACACCACTACTGGCCCCAGTGACCATGGCATCATACTATGCTACAGCTGCTCCAAGACCACGGCCCCCCTCCAACATGACATCCATGGCAAGCTACCCTCCTGCTCCACAAATTCCTGAGGAGAGCCACCATGCTGTGACTCCCACACCCATCTCGACTCCCGTCACCATCCCAACCCCCATGCCCACGCCCACACCAGCCGTCATCAACTACTTCAACAGCAGCAGCCGTGCCCTGACGTCCGAGCAGAACTGGGTCAACgtggcagctgagcagcaggggAAGGTTTCCTCCAGCTCAGCAGGTTCCTCTACCCCCAGCAGTGTCCGGCATCCCCTTCCCGAGCAGGAAGAGCCACTGGAGCAGCTACTCCCacccccagctgtgctgcccatTGCCGCAGCCAACAgcggcagcagcaccagcctgagcGGGGCGAGCGGCAGTAGGTGGGATGTGGAGGGCGAGGTGGAGCTGTCGGGGGCACGGCCCGTCTCGGCTGCCTGCACCACGGTGGAGATGCACGAGCCACCACTGCTTGTAGACACGCGGCGCTTGAGCAGGGCCAGTAAGTcgagcagctgcagagcccgGTCAGACGACCTGGCTGTGTAG